One window of Sphingomonas sp. SORGH_AS_0879 genomic DNA carries:
- a CDS encoding TonB-dependent siderophore receptor: protein MLRKHLPVGAAASCLLLAVPVAAQTRDATDDRTDATIVVTGQRDPLKLDDQAQAGSRLGLSIRETPASVEVLTQDDLQLRGLRTARETFNDVVGAIAGNVPGNPAVVSLRGFAGNTVSILQDGVRVSASTVVQRDSNNWHYDRIEVLKGPASVLYGEGALAGVINKVTRKPVLGERHLDTLLSVGSFDTVFAGGGVNLPVSSTIAVRADASYQRSDSLYDVDDNASFSAGLTASALWKPSDRLSLLVAVYHFEDRYDATYQGLPLIPGRYALHPTDAVTTANGLVADRGLRRRNYNPRGAYSGADETTLRSRLDWSIGSGWTVALDLTGYTAKRAFLLADSQTFVSPTPAFPSGSFRQTYQDFRHDHRFWNARGVIGHDSRIIGLRNRFGLGVEHNDTDFVSLRQTASPSALPAVDVRNPAVLPLPTGTAIFTAGNVTFDSRLKQTSVFAEEALNLTPKWLLVGGIRRDHMELDRATIQNVTGAVDRNRPTFDPVSWRAGTTWDVAPGLTLYAQYTTAVSPVSSILLASIANSRFRLTKGRAYEAGFKASGWGGRASVTGAAYRIEQRDILTRDPDNPALAVQGGRQSSQGVELSGVLSPVKALRLSGGVSYTDARYDALSELVGGVRVDRSGNRPINIPSTTVNASALYTIAGAVTLGGFLRHAGAFYTDTANTIQVAGHIVPDASLSVPVAPQATLTLRGRNLTNAFYGEYSGYPTTNIYIGAPRSVEVALATRF from the coding sequence ATGCTTCGAAAACATCTTCCGGTCGGCGCGGCTGCGTCCTGCCTGCTGCTGGCCGTGCCGGTCGCGGCACAGACCCGCGACGCCACCGACGATCGCACCGATGCGACGATCGTCGTCACCGGCCAGCGCGATCCGCTGAAGCTGGACGATCAGGCGCAGGCCGGCAGTCGGCTCGGCCTTTCGATCCGCGAGACGCCGGCGAGCGTCGAGGTGCTGACGCAGGACGATCTCCAGCTTCGCGGCCTTCGCACCGCGCGGGAGACGTTCAACGATGTGGTGGGCGCGATCGCGGGCAACGTGCCGGGGAACCCGGCGGTCGTCTCGCTGCGCGGCTTCGCCGGGAACACCGTCTCGATCCTTCAGGACGGGGTGCGGGTGTCGGCATCGACCGTCGTCCAGCGCGACAGCAACAACTGGCATTACGACCGCATCGAGGTGCTGAAGGGCCCGGCGTCGGTCCTCTACGGCGAAGGCGCGCTGGCCGGCGTCATCAACAAGGTCACGCGCAAGCCCGTGCTGGGCGAACGCCATCTCGATACCCTGCTGTCGGTCGGGAGCTTCGACACGGTGTTCGCAGGCGGCGGGGTCAACCTGCCGGTTTCGTCGACGATCGCGGTGCGCGCGGACGCCAGCTACCAGCGGTCGGACAGTCTCTACGATGTCGACGACAACGCCAGCTTCTCGGCCGGACTGACCGCCAGCGCGCTATGGAAGCCCAGTGATCGCCTCTCGCTGCTCGTCGCGGTCTATCATTTCGAGGATCGTTACGACGCCACCTATCAGGGTTTGCCGCTGATCCCCGGCCGATATGCGCTGCACCCGACCGATGCCGTCACGACGGCGAACGGCCTGGTCGCCGATCGCGGCTTGCGTCGCCGCAACTACAATCCCCGGGGCGCCTATTCCGGTGCCGACGAAACGACGCTGCGCTCACGGCTCGACTGGTCGATCGGCAGTGGCTGGACCGTCGCGCTCGACCTGACCGGCTATACGGCCAAGCGCGCGTTCCTGCTGGCGGACAGCCAGACCTTCGTCTCGCCCACCCCGGCGTTCCCGAGCGGCAGCTTCCGCCAGACCTATCAGGATTTCCGCCACGATCACCGGTTCTGGAACGCGCGCGGCGTGATCGGCCATGACAGCCGGATCATCGGCCTGCGCAACCGCTTCGGCCTGGGCGTCGAGCATAACGACACCGATTTCGTCAGCCTGCGGCAGACCGCCTCCCCCTCCGCCCTCCCGGCGGTGGACGTGCGCAACCCGGCCGTCCTGCCCCTGCCCACCGGGACAGCGATCTTCACCGCCGGCAACGTCACCTTCGATTCCAGGCTGAAACAGACCTCGGTCTTTGCGGAGGAGGCGCTGAACCTGACGCCGAAGTGGCTGCTGGTGGGCGGGATACGCCGGGACCATATGGAACTGGACCGCGCGACGATCCAGAATGTCACCGGTGCGGTCGATCGCAACCGCCCGACCTTCGATCCCGTCTCGTGGCGTGCGGGCACGACCTGGGACGTGGCGCCGGGCCTGACGCTCTATGCGCAATATACGACGGCGGTATCGCCGGTATCCTCGATCCTGCTGGCCTCGATCGCCAACAGCCGCTTCCGGCTGACGAAGGGGCGTGCCTATGAGGCCGGTTTCAAGGCAAGTGGCTGGGGCGGGCGCGCAAGCGTCACCGGCGCGGCCTATCGGATCGAACAGCGCGATATCCTGACGCGCGATCCCGACAACCCGGCACTGGCCGTGCAGGGCGGGCGGCAGTCCTCGCAGGGCGTCGAGCTGTCCGGCGTCCTCTCTCCGGTGAAGGCGCTGCGCCTGTCGGGCGGCGTGTCCTACACCGACGCGCGCTATGACGCGCTTTCCGAGCTGGTCGGGGGCGTGCGGGTCGATCGAAGCGGCAACCGCCCGATCAACATCCCCTCGACGACGGTCAATGCCTCGGCGCTCTATACCATCGCCGGCGCGGTGACGCTGGGCGGTTTCCTGCGACATGCCGGCGCCTTCTATACCGACACCGCCAACACCATCCAGGTCGCCGGGCATATCGTGCCGGATGCCAGCCTGTCGGTGCCCGTCGCGCCGCAGGCGACCCTGACGCTGCGCGGCCGGAACCTGACCAACGCCTTTTACGGCGAATATTCCGGCTATCCGACCACCAACATCTATATCGGCGCGCCGCGATCGGTCGAGGTGGCGCTGGCGACGCGGTTCTGA
- a CDS encoding DUF2306 domain-containing protein gives MMASVAHPAAPRASVRPERIDRLLSAGAVILFVAAVAAILRGHDQWRMVPALIWLHLATILVATALTPVMLLRVRGDRRHRTIGKLWIVAMLATAISSLFIHVSGPGRFSVIHLLSFWTLVQVPLIWWTARRHDVARHRRAVHGMVIGALLVAGFFTFPFHRLLGTWLFG, from the coding sequence ATGATGGCGTCCGTCGCTCATCCCGCCGCGCCCCGCGCCTCCGTGCGGCCGGAACGGATCGACCGCCTGCTGTCGGCTGGTGCGGTCATCCTGTTCGTCGCGGCCGTCGCAGCGATCCTGCGGGGCCACGATCAGTGGCGGATGGTACCGGCGCTGATCTGGCTGCACCTTGCGACCATCCTCGTCGCGACCGCGCTGACGCCGGTCATGCTGCTGCGCGTTCGCGGCGACCGGCGACACCGGACGATCGGCAAGCTGTGGATCGTCGCCATGCTGGCGACGGCGATCTCCTCGCTGTTCATCCACGTCTCCGGGCCGGGGCGGTTCTCCGTCATCCACCTCCTGTCGTTCTGGACCCTGGTGCAGGTGCCGCTGATCTGGTGGACGGCGCGTCGCCACGATGTGGCCCGGCATCGCCGGGCGGTGCACGGCATGGTGATCGGCGCCCTGCTGGTCGCCGGTTTCTTCACCTTCCCTTTTCACCGTCTGCTCGGCACCTGGCTGTTCGGCTGA
- a CDS encoding TMEM175 family protein: MTNDRGHAKLERLTFFSDAVFAIAMTLLVIEVRLPELHAVTESSLAQALANLLPNYIGFIISFLVIGRFWTGHHRLMAMIDAADPALVRANLLLLMAIAFMPFPTAVLSDYSLMRVAIGFYTAYLLLVGLANVRVITVAMRHLSKGDPDVAEDARQLRRSMWSPLVIAATGFVAGMVSPVAGLVAMVVVTPFVLLVLTRLGHRSGVSGEGSEA, from the coding sequence ATGACGAACGACCGTGGACACGCCAAACTCGAACGGCTGACCTTCTTCTCGGATGCGGTGTTCGCGATCGCCATGACGCTTTTGGTGATCGAGGTGCGCCTGCCGGAATTGCACGCCGTCACGGAATCATCACTGGCGCAGGCGCTGGCGAACCTGCTGCCCAACTATATCGGCTTCATCATCAGCTTCCTGGTCATCGGCCGGTTCTGGACCGGGCATCACCGGCTGATGGCGATGATCGACGCGGCCGATCCGGCGCTGGTCCGCGCCAACCTGCTGCTGCTGATGGCGATCGCCTTCATGCCGTTCCCGACCGCGGTGCTGAGCGACTATTCGCTGATGCGCGTCGCGATCGGCTTCTACACGGCCTATCTGCTGCTGGTCGGGCTCGCCAATGTCCGGGTCATCACCGTCGCGATGCGGCACCTGTCGAAAGGCGATCCCGACGTGGCGGAGGATGCCCGACAGTTGCGGCGGTCGATGTGGTCGCCGCTCGTCATCGCCGCGACCGGCTTCGTCGCAGGCATGGTGTCGCCGGTCGCCGGGCTGGTCGCCATGGTGGTCGTAACGCCGTTCGTCCTGCTGGTCCTGACCCGCCTCGGCCATCGTTCCGGCGTGTCGGGTGAGGGATCGGAGGCATGA
- a CDS encoding oxidoreductase, whose translation MNAVSPKTFLITGVSSGLGRAFAQGALDAGHRVIGTVRRESDAEAFAALDPDRAHPLVLDVTDYAAIPDAVARAERRAGAVEVLVNNAGYGHEGVVEESSIDDLQRQFAANVFGPVAMMKAVLPGMRARRAGHIVNVTSMGGFITMPGIGFYCGSKFALEGISEALGKEVAGFGIRVTALAPGQFRTDWAGRSMDRTPRSIADYDAVMDPLRAARQAKSGHQPGDPAKAAQALLALIDAETPPTRLFLGADALGLVDQKLEAMKEERDRWDALSRSTSFAT comes from the coding sequence ATGAACGCCGTCTCGCCAAAGACCTTCCTCATCACCGGTGTCAGCTCGGGCCTGGGTCGCGCCTTCGCGCAAGGGGCGCTCGATGCCGGGCACCGGGTCATCGGCACCGTCCGGCGCGAGAGCGACGCCGAGGCGTTTGCGGCGCTCGATCCCGATCGCGCGCATCCGCTGGTGCTGGACGTGACCGACTATGCCGCCATCCCCGACGCCGTCGCCCGCGCGGAGCGGAGGGCGGGTGCGGTCGAGGTGCTGGTCAACAATGCGGGCTATGGTCACGAGGGCGTGGTCGAGGAATCGTCGATCGACGATCTCCAGCGTCAGTTCGCCGCCAATGTGTTCGGGCCGGTGGCGATGATGAAGGCGGTGCTGCCCGGCATGCGCGCGCGCCGGGCGGGCCATATCGTCAACGTGACCTCGATGGGCGGGTTCATCACCATGCCGGGGATCGGTTTCTACTGCGGCAGCAAATTCGCGCTGGAGGGCATTTCGGAAGCGCTCGGCAAGGAGGTCGCGGGCTTCGGCATCCGCGTCACCGCGCTCGCCCCCGGTCAGTTCCGCACCGACTGGGCGGGGCGCTCGATGGACCGCACGCCGCGCAGCATCGCCGACTATGACGCGGTCATGGACCCGCTCCGCGCGGCACGGCAGGCCAAGAGCGGCCACCAGCCGGGCGATCCCGCCAAGGCCGCGCAGGCGCTGCTGGCCCTGATCGACGCGGAAACGCCGCCCACGCGGCTGTTCCTCGGGGCCGACGCGCTCGGCCTGGTCGATCAGAAGCTGGAGGCGATGAAAGAGGAACGCGACCGGTGGGACGCGCTCTCCCGTTCGACCAGCTTCGCGACCTGA
- a CDS encoding TetR/AcrR family transcriptional regulator, with protein sequence MTLSKPNGSPGERGAPVRQRVLEAAERLLRSGKAGFSMRDLAAEAGVSFATPFNQFGSKAGVMHALSGRRIETMAMRYTAATPPADRAGRIRLAVAVAVAVMLEEPDVNRAVMGSLGTAGPARTDALERSAAFWALAWTGEAMVGVSRRPSASDGPYQLALAFRGALSFWSAGELSDDELRQAALAIADTLAPVPPHLPCRTSPG encoded by the coding sequence ATGACGCTAAGCAAGCCCAACGGCTCCCCCGGCGAACGGGGAGCGCCCGTCCGCCAGCGGGTGCTCGAAGCGGCGGAACGGCTGCTCCGCTCGGGCAAGGCCGGATTTTCGATGCGCGACCTGGCGGCCGAGGCGGGGGTCAGCTTCGCCACCCCCTTCAACCAGTTCGGCAGCAAGGCTGGCGTCATGCACGCCCTGTCCGGCCGACGGATCGAGACGATGGCGATGCGCTACACCGCGGCGACGCCGCCAGCGGACAGGGCAGGCCGTATCAGGCTGGCGGTCGCGGTCGCGGTCGCCGTCATGCTGGAGGAGCCGGACGTGAACCGCGCCGTGATGGGATCGCTCGGCACCGCCGGCCCGGCTCGAACCGATGCCCTGGAACGATCCGCGGCCTTTTGGGCGCTGGCATGGACGGGCGAGGCCATGGTCGGCGTTTCACGTCGACCATCGGCCAGCGACGGACCCTACCAGCTCGCCCTCGCCTTTCGCGGCGCCTTGTCCTTCTGGTCGGCTGGCGAGCTATCCGACGACGAACTTCGTCAGGCGGCCCTCGCCATCGCCGACACGCTGGCGCCCGTTCCGCCTCACTTGCCGTGCCGGACGTCGCCTGGATAA
- a CDS encoding pilus assembly protein TadG-related protein — translation MPVRRSLKHVFAAAGNAEPKSLTFRSDRRGSVSLLGVLALLSLIGTAAFAVELGQGYRSKISLQGPADAAALAAANAYVQSPDDAVLAAAAKDVALANGILPQRVTVRHITGYSATISDVVQVTITTSIPLHLARIFTPKTSYDVTVASIASLPSRQAPPCILALAPSNGVTLSGGTSVSASNCALLSNGPIAISGGSTISAKAVTSSGDIGLSGGSGLKADTITYGGSLTNAGGSSVTGRQVKATGSTPDPLANNSALAAAFSRLGSYTAPRRASVPTGDDLSLSYYPTTMTFQGKTGTLSDGTWTFPAGEYHFANLNTGSLKLNIQGPSVVTVSGSVTVGGGGGLMLPDGPVTINAPVALSGGTTLTVGAGRHYFGSISLGGGSTATIGAGDMDVAGAILVDGGGSRLTVGAGNYAIGNDGKGTAIGLSGG, via the coding sequence ATGCCCGTTCGAAGATCGCTCAAGCACGTTTTCGCGGCCGCTGGAAACGCCGAACCAAAGTCGCTTACTTTCCGAAGCGATCGGCGAGGGTCGGTCAGCCTGCTCGGCGTCCTCGCACTGCTCAGCCTGATCGGCACCGCGGCCTTTGCCGTCGAACTGGGGCAAGGTTACCGATCGAAGATCAGCCTGCAGGGCCCGGCCGATGCCGCGGCCCTGGCGGCGGCAAACGCCTATGTGCAGTCGCCCGATGATGCCGTGCTGGCCGCCGCTGCCAAAGATGTCGCACTGGCGAACGGCATCCTGCCGCAGCGGGTGACGGTCCGGCACATCACCGGATACAGCGCCACGATCAGCGATGTCGTGCAGGTCACGATCACGACGTCCATTCCGCTCCACCTGGCCCGCATCTTCACGCCCAAGACCAGCTATGACGTCACGGTCGCGTCGATCGCCTCCTTGCCGAGCAGGCAGGCGCCGCCCTGCATCCTGGCGCTGGCGCCGTCCAATGGCGTGACCCTGTCGGGCGGCACGTCCGTCAGCGCGTCCAATTGTGCCCTGCTCTCGAACGGCCCCATCGCGATCAGCGGTGGCTCGACGATCAGCGCCAAGGCGGTCACGTCGTCCGGCGATATCGGGTTGAGCGGCGGTAGTGGGCTGAAGGCCGATACGATCACCTATGGCGGAAGCCTGACCAATGCCGGCGGCAGCAGCGTCACCGGCCGCCAGGTCAAGGCGACGGGCAGCACGCCCGACCCGCTGGCGAACAACAGCGCGCTGGCGGCGGCTTTCTCCCGGCTCGGTTCCTATACCGCCCCCCGAAGGGCGAGCGTGCCGACCGGCGACGACCTTTCCCTGTCCTATTATCCCACGACGATGACGTTCCAGGGCAAGACCGGCACGCTGTCGGACGGGACATGGACATTCCCGGCGGGCGAATATCATTTCGCCAATCTCAATACCGGGTCGCTGAAGCTGAACATCCAGGGGCCATCGGTCGTGACGGTGAGCGGCAGCGTGACCGTGGGCGGGGGCGGGGGGCTGATGCTGCCCGATGGGCCGGTGACCATCAACGCGCCCGTCGCGCTGAGCGGGGGCACCACCCTGACCGTGGGAGCCGGTCGCCACTATTTCGGTTCGATCTCGCTGGGCGGCGGGTCGACCGCCACGATCGGCGCGGGCGACATGGATGTGGCGGGCGCCATCCTGGTGGATGGCGGCGGCAGCCGCCTGACCGTGGGGGCCGGAAACTATGCCATCGGGAATGACGGCAAGGGCACCGCGATCGGCCTATCGGGGGGGTAG
- a CDS encoding TadE/TadG family type IV pilus assembly protein: MTRKAPSQLLRDTRGVAAIEFALWSLLIFGALLPALDFGVYLVRSARLSSAVEQASILGYNMRNANALDVDRLSRYVVAASALPADAVTATIRCNGQAQNCAVAPSARSCSCVAPGLPTTYVPASSCGAPCPSGATSGFYVTIAATSNYRSIIRNPWLDGSTMASAVTVRLP; this comes from the coding sequence ATGACCAGGAAAGCTCCGTCACAGCTCCTCCGGGACACCCGGGGTGTCGCGGCGATCGAGTTCGCGCTCTGGTCGCTGCTCATCTTCGGCGCGCTCCTCCCGGCGCTCGATTTCGGCGTCTATCTCGTCAGGAGCGCCAGGCTGAGCAGCGCGGTCGAGCAGGCCTCGATCCTTGGCTATAACATGCGCAACGCCAATGCGTTGGACGTCGACCGGCTCTCCCGATATGTCGTCGCCGCCAGCGCCCTTCCCGCCGATGCCGTCACCGCGACCATCCGTTGCAACGGCCAGGCGCAGAATTGCGCCGTCGCCCCGTCCGCGCGCTCATGCTCCTGCGTGGCGCCCGGCCTGCCGACGACCTATGTGCCTGCGTCCTCCTGCGGCGCGCCCTGTCCCAGCGGCGCTACCTCGGGCTTCTATGTCACGATCGCCGCAACGTCGAACTATCGCTCGATCATCCGGAATCCGTGGCTCGATGGTTCGACCATGGCGAGCGCGGTGACGGTGAGGCTGCCATGA
- a CDS encoding TadE/TadG family type IV pilus assembly protein, which produces MIRRLRADRKAASAVEFALLAPALLSFIFLLIEGALLEWRQQGLQQVASESVRCFALGASGCETPEATQAYASALAQQRGIPAPPSSVTVSTDQICSGANGMNKVTIVVPISLATSLLPKSLSTLNANSCFVAPN; this is translated from the coding sequence ATGATCCGACGCCTTCGAGCCGACCGCAAGGCAGCCAGCGCGGTGGAATTCGCGCTACTCGCACCGGCCCTGCTCAGCTTCATATTCCTGCTGATCGAAGGGGCGCTGCTGGAATGGCGGCAGCAGGGGCTTCAGCAAGTGGCATCGGAAAGCGTCCGCTGCTTCGCCCTCGGCGCATCGGGGTGCGAGACGCCGGAGGCGACGCAAGCCTATGCCAGTGCCCTCGCTCAACAACGGGGCATCCCCGCACCGCCGAGCAGCGTGACGGTATCGACCGACCAGATTTGTTCCGGGGCGAATGGCATGAACAAGGTGACGATCGTCGTTCCGATCAGCCTCGCCACATCGCTCCTTCCGAAATCCCTTTCGACCCTCAACGCGAATTCCTGCTTCGTCGCGCCGAATTGA
- a CDS encoding alpha/beta hydrolase — protein sequence MPLWPAGAALAKPDTGDEAEATGNGSPLVGGRKWHWVSYVTRPTMTIYRPKGRNTGATMLVLPGGGFYAVATDLEGTEICDWVVTKGMTCVMLKYRTPQVWPKVNGRQKRPDILLGLEDAQRAMGLLRHQATAYRIDPHKIGVIGFSAGAYLVTNMSNDYERTYPVRDAADRVSPRPDFAIVAYTARVWDTGKGRNELELAPWVKINPKAPPTLIIHAMNDPVDNIRQPMAYALALNDAGVPVDMRLYARGGHAFGMRPTADPITRQWPGQVEQWLHDIGML from the coding sequence ATGCCGTTATGGCCCGCCGGCGCCGCTCTCGCCAAACCGGACACCGGCGACGAGGCCGAAGCCACGGGCAACGGCTCGCCGCTGGTCGGTGGCAGGAAGTGGCATTGGGTGAGCTATGTCACCCGGCCGACCATGACGATCTACCGGCCGAAGGGGCGGAACACCGGTGCGACCATGCTGGTGCTACCGGGCGGGGGCTTCTACGCGGTCGCGACGGATCTGGAAGGGACCGAGATCTGCGACTGGGTCGTCACGAAGGGCATGACATGCGTCATGCTGAAATACCGGACGCCGCAGGTCTGGCCCAAGGTGAATGGGCGGCAGAAGCGGCCAGACATATTGCTGGGTCTGGAAGACGCGCAACGCGCCATGGGCTTGTTGCGTCACCAGGCGACGGCCTATCGGATCGACCCTCATAAGATCGGCGTGATCGGCTTTTCGGCGGGCGCGTATCTCGTGACGAACATGAGCAACGATTACGAAAGGACCTATCCCGTCCGCGATGCGGCGGATCGGGTATCGCCCCGGCCCGACTTCGCGATCGTCGCCTATACGGCCCGTGTGTGGGACACCGGCAAGGGCAGGAACGAACTCGAACTCGCCCCCTGGGTAAAGATCAACCCCAAGGCACCGCCGACGCTCATCATCCATGCGATGAACGACCCCGTCGACAATATCCGGCAGCCCATGGCCTATGCGCTGGCGCTCAACGACGCTGGCGTGCCGGTGGATATGCGCCTCTACGCAAGGGGAGGGCATGCCTTCGGCATGCGGCCGACCGCCGATCCGATCACAAGGCAATGGCCCGGGCAGGTCGAGCAATGGCTGCACGACATCGGCATGCTGTAG